One part of the Drosophila teissieri strain GT53w chromosome 3R, Prin_Dtei_1.1, whole genome shotgun sequence genome encodes these proteins:
- the LOC122619907 gene encoding uncharacterized protein LOC122619907 isoform X4, whose translation MRLDGALEPRPRQGAATFKGRQPLRRETREPCETQQQQQQQQQPADEDDEATDAECLTTNSSSSSSSSSSSSNNCQAYLVSNPKRTPPAKPTPTPTPRKTTGSRGNSRHTILMAPNVGHQRKSLGLRLPMKQGRSRRRMRGAEWGWERLNGLLLCLISVIALLPPLTLGDDGDNFFAVNAFSAGPETTTPEFDYASRGQKKFGDKCDNTLECGFPGSICDPKKKSCQCTEDLPVTNHYDKCGKEAAVNESCFFNEQCEMRYFQTECRDGRCICRFEMSPIWGKDGSVECKGRQDKRGPETYIDPAMIGVLVGMALMFVIICVVLRLFSQARWRENRTIFNTPNPRLMNVSLLRDSKLLHGQERRGSRMSVRAPSRQPSMASLRPHSPNPSLGKTGRMIRSKSNTRSSDSRVSDVSTCSRLLEHPSAASQHNLVHSHFLPYVPTTTASTATSATNATATYAASATPSPTPTPPPSAGHHQLPMAHANATSTTNTATAISTATATVTATATTTTTYVSTAGTAPACGRTNKF comes from the exons ATGAGATTAGATGGGGCTCTAGAGCCCCGGCCCCGTCAAGGAGCTGCCACATTCAAGGGCCGCCAGCCCCTGAGGCGCGAGACCCGCGAACCATGTGagacgcagcaacagcaacagcagcagcagcagccagctgaCGAAGACGACGAGGCCACAGACGCTGAGTGTTTgaccaccaacagcagcagcagtagcagcagcagcagcagcagcagcaacaattgccaAGCCTACTTGGTCTCCAATCCAAAGAGAACACCACCAGCAaagcccacgcccacgcccacgcccagaAAAACAACTGGCAGCAGAGGGAATAGCAGGCATACCATATtaatggcgcccaacgtggggcatCAGCGGAAGAGCCTTGGCCTGCGACTTCCGATGAAGCAGGGTCGCAGCCGGCGGAGGATGAGGGGCGCGGAGTGGGGCTGGGAGCGCCTTAACGGCCTGCTCCTGTGCCTGATTTCCGTTATTGccctgctgccgccgctgacGCTCGGCGATGACGGCGATAATTTCTTTGCCGTGAATGCCTTCAGTGCGGGTCCGGAGACGACAACGCCAGAGTTCG ATTATGCCAGCCGCGGGCAGAAGAAGTTCGGCGACAAGTGCGATAATACCCTGGAATGCGGCTTCCCCGGCTCCATCTGCGATCCCAAGAAGAAGTCCTGCCAGTGCACCGAGGATCTGCCCGTCACCAATCACTATGACAAATGTGGCAAAG AGGCCGCCGTGAACGAGTCCTGCTTCTTCAACGAGCAGTGCGAGATGCGCTACTTCCAGACGGAGTGCCGGGATGGACGCTGCATCTGCCGCTTCGAGATGTCGCCCATTTGGGGCAAGGACGGGTCCGTGGAGTGCAAAG GGCGCCAGGACAAGAGGGGACCCGAGACCTACATCGACCCGGCCATGATTGGCGTGCTGGTAGGAATGGCATTGatgtttgttattatttgtgtCGTCCTGCGATTGTTTAGCCA AGCCCGTTGGCGTGAGAACCGCACCATCTTCAACACGCCCAATCCTCGCCTGATGAACGTCTCCCTGCTGCGGGACAGCAAGCTGCTCCACGGCCAGGAGCGCCGCGGCTCCAGGATGTCGGTGCGGGCGCCATCCCGGCAGCCCAGCATGGCCTCCCTGCGGCCCCACTCCCCCAATCCGTCGCTAGGTAAGACAG GACGAATGATCCGGTCGAAGAGCAATACGCGGTCGAGTGACTCGAGGGTGAGCGATGTGTCCACCTGCTCGAGACTCCTGGAGCATCCGAGTGCCGCCAGCCAGCACAACCTGGTCCACAGCCACTTTCTGCCCTACGTGCCAACGACCACGGCCAGCACGGCTACGAGTGCCACGAATGCCACCGCAACGTACGCTGCCTCGGCCACGCCctcgcccacgcccacgccacCGCCCTCGGCGGGTCACCACCAGTTGCCAATGGCCCATGCCAACGCCACCAGCACCACGAACACCGCCACCGCCatctccaccgccaccgccaccgtcACCGCcacagccaccaccaccaccacgtaTGTGTCCACGGCGGGAACAGCACCAGCCTGTGGTCGGACCAACAAGTTCTAG
- the LOC122619907 gene encoding uncharacterized protein LOC122619907 isoform X3, whose product MRLDGALEPRPRQGAATFKGRQPLRRETREPCETQQQQQQQQQPADEDDEATDAECLTTNSSSSSSSSSSSSNNCQAYLVSNPKRTPPAKPTPTPTPRKTTGSRGNSRHTILMAPNVGHQRKSLGLRLPMKQGRSRRRMRGAEWGWERLNGLLLCLISVIALLPPLTLGDDGDNFFAVNAFSAGPETTTPEFDYASRGQKKFGDKCDNTLECGFPGSICDPKKKSCQCTEDLPVTNHYDKCGKEAAVNESCFFNEQCEMRYFQTECRDGRCICRFEMSPIWGKDGSVECKGRQDKRGPETYIDPAMIGVLSPLA is encoded by the exons ATGAGATTAGATGGGGCTCTAGAGCCCCGGCCCCGTCAAGGAGCTGCCACATTCAAGGGCCGCCAGCCCCTGAGGCGCGAGACCCGCGAACCATGTGagacgcagcaacagcaacagcagcagcagcagccagctgaCGAAGACGACGAGGCCACAGACGCTGAGTGTTTgaccaccaacagcagcagcagtagcagcagcagcagcagcagcagcaacaattgccaAGCCTACTTGGTCTCCAATCCAAAGAGAACACCACCAGCAaagcccacgcccacgcccacgcccagaAAAACAACTGGCAGCAGAGGGAATAGCAGGCATACCATATtaatggcgcccaacgtggggcatCAGCGGAAGAGCCTTGGCCTGCGACTTCCGATGAAGCAGGGTCGCAGCCGGCGGAGGATGAGGGGCGCGGAGTGGGGCTGGGAGCGCCTTAACGGCCTGCTCCTGTGCCTGATTTCCGTTATTGccctgctgccgccgctgacGCTCGGCGATGACGGCGATAATTTCTTTGCCGTGAATGCCTTCAGTGCGGGTCCGGAGACGACAACGCCAGAGTTCG ATTATGCCAGCCGCGGGCAGAAGAAGTTCGGCGACAAGTGCGATAATACCCTGGAATGCGGCTTCCCCGGCTCCATCTGCGATCCCAAGAAGAAGTCCTGCCAGTGCACCGAGGATCTGCCCGTCACCAATCACTATGACAAATGTGGCAAAG AGGCCGCCGTGAACGAGTCCTGCTTCTTCAACGAGCAGTGCGAGATGCGCTACTTCCAGACGGAGTGCCGGGATGGACGCTGCATCTGCCGCTTCGAGATGTCGCCCATTTGGGGCAAGGACGGGTCCGTGGAGTGCAAAG GGCGCCAGGACAAGAGGGGACCCGAGACCTACATCGACCCGGCCATGATTGGCGTGCTG AGCCCGTTGGCGTGA